DNA sequence from the Bradyrhizobium sp. CIAT3101 genome:
AAATGCTGGTCGTGGCCACCAACGTGCCCGCCAAGGACATCGGCGAGCTGATCGCGCTCGCGAAAGCGCAGCCCGGAAAGCTCAACTTCGCCTCCTCCGGCCCCGGCAGCCTGCCGCATCTCGCCGGTGAATTGTTCAAGCTGACGGCCAAGATCGACATCGTACATGTGCCCTATCGTGGCGCCGCGCCGGCGGTGAACGATCTCTTGGGCCAGCAGGTGCAGATGACATTCCTCGACCTCCCGGTGCTGCTGCCGCAGGTCAAGGCCGGCGCCCTCAAGCCGATCGCGGTCGGCTCGGCTGAACGCGCCCCGACCGCCCCTGACGTGCCGACGACGAAGGAAGCGGGTTTCCCCGATCTGCGCATCGAGAACTGGTACGGCATGGTCGCGCCCAAGGGCACGCCGAAGGAGATCGTCACGGCGCTGCATGACCTCGCGATCAAGGCGATGGCGGATCCCGCGGTGAAGGACAAGCTCGCGCAGCAGGGTGCAACGCTTGTCGGCGACGAGCCGGAGCATTTTCGAAAGTTCATCGCGGATGAGACCGCGAAATGGGCGAAGGTAATCAAGGACGCCGGTGTGGAGACGGCGAAGTAGCGCGCTCTTTCTTACCCTCCCCTGGAGGGGTCCGAGACGAGCGTAGCTCGCTCGTGGGTCGGCTCACATTGAGCGCAGCGAAAAGTGAGCCGGGGTGGGGTGACGGTCTCTCCAGCTCCAACAGTGCCCGAGTGGAGAGATCACCCCACCCCGCTCGCGCTTCGCGCGAACGACCCTCCCCCTCCAGGGGAGGGTAAGAGTCATCTTACACCGCAGCCGCCCTCAAATGCTCCACCAGCATCTTGGCCGGCTTTGGCAATGCCTTGAAGCTGCGCGCGCAGATCACGAGGCGGCGATTGGCCCAGGCGTCGCGCAGGCGGACCATGGCGAGCGGCATGAGTTTGGCGCAGCGGCGGGCGGCGGATTCCGGGACCAATGCGACGCCGACATCGGCCGAGACCAGCTGGCAGATCGCATCGAAGTCGCGCAGGCGCGCGCGGAAATGCGGGCGCATGCCGAGCCGCGCGGCGTGCTTTGAAATATGCATCTGAAGCGCGGTGGCGCTGGTCAGGCCGACAAACTCGCAGGCGTTGGCCTCCTGAAAATCGATCTGGCGGCGGCCGGCGAACGGGCCTCGTTTGGAGGTCACCAGCGTCAGGCGATCCTCGCTGAACACGAAACGCTCGACATGATCGGGCAACGCGTGCTCGGCGGCGAAGCCGAGGTCGGCGGCGCCCGCGGTGATCGCGGCCGCGATGTCGGTGCTCTCGCGCTCCTCGATGTCGATGGCGACGTCGCGATGCTCGCGCAGGAAGCCGGCCAGCGCCTTCGGCAGATGCTCCGACAGGCCCGAGGTGTTGGCGAGGAAATGCACGCTGGCGCGCACGCCGCTGGCAAAGCCCGCGAGATCGCCGCGCATGGCGTCGATCTGGTGGATCACGAGCCGCGCGTGATCCAGCAGGCTCTCGCCGGCCGCGGTCAATTCGACGCCGCGGCGCCCGCGCTTGAGCAGCGCGACGCCAAGTGCATCCTCGAGCCCCTTGATCCGCGCGCTGGCGGAGGCCAGCGCCAAATGCGACCGCTCCGCGCCGCGGGTGATGCTGCGCTGGTCGGCGACCGCAATAAACAGCTGGAGATCGACGAGATCGAAGCGCACCTTTGCTTCCTCCAAAATGAGCCTTCGCTGTCAACGAAGGCTGTCTCCGTAACCTCCAGATTGTGCCTGGGCGCAGCTTCGGTCAATGTGGCTCGCATGATTGATCCGCTTCTCATTCTGATCGCCGCCGTCTTCCTGGTCGCCGGCTTCGTCAAGGGCGTCGTCGGGCTCGGCCTGCCGACGGTGTCCATGGGCCTGCTCGCGGTGAACATGGCGCCGAGCCGCGCGATCGCCATCGTGATCGTGCCCGCCATCGTCACCAACATCTGGCAGACCTTCGTCGGCCCTCATCTACGCGACATCCTGAGGCGGCTGTGGCCGCTGATGATCGGCACCGTGGTCGGATGCTGGCTCAATGCCGGCGCGCTGACCGGGCCCTATGCCCGCTACGGCACCGTGGTCCTCGGCATCCTGCTGGTGATCTACGCCATCATCGGCCTCAGCAAATTCAAATTCCACGTGGCACCGCAGAACGAGAAATGGGTCGGCGGCGTGGTCGGCGTGATCACCGGTGTGATCTCGGCCTCGACCGGCGTGCAGGTGATCCCCTCGATGCCGTTCATGCAGGCGATCGGCATGGAGAAGGACGAGCTGGTGCAGGCGCTCGGCGTGTTCTTCACCACCGCAACGCTGGCGCTCGCCTTCAATCTCACCGCCGGCGGCCTGCTGACGCCAGCCAATGCCGTGCCGGGCACGGTGGCGATGGCCATGGCCTTTGCCGGCATGTTCGTCGGCCAGTCGGTGCGGGCGAAAATGCCGGCGGAGGCGTTCCGCCGCTGGTTCCTGGTCGCGATGATCTTGCTCGGCGTCTATCTCGCCGGCAGCGCGCTGCTGAAGGAATTTGCGTAAGGAAGAATTGTCGGGTGGGCAAAGCGAAGCGTGCCCACGCATTTTTTGTAACCGAGAGAGGTGGTGGGCACGGCGCAAGTGCGCCTTTGCCCACCCTACGAAGCCTGCATCATCCGTTCGGACGAGCTAGCGCGTCTCCAGCATGGCGACGCGGATACCGAGATAGATGAAGAGGCCGCCCAGCGTCCGATTGACCCAGGCGATCACGCCTTCCGACTGCCGCAGCCGGTTGGCGGCCTTGGCCGCGAACCGCGCCAGCACCAGGCACCACAGCGTGCCCGTGGAGATGAAGATCAGGCCGAGCGTCAGAAAGGCGAGCGGCTTGTGGGGCGCATCGGCTGCGACGAATTGAGGCAGGAAAGCCAGGAAGAACAGCGCGACCTTGGGATTGAGCGCGTTGGTGAAGACGCCCTGGAGGAAAACCCGCCGCAGCGAGTTCCGCTCGGCCTCGTCCTTAACCGCCACCAGCGCCGGGCGCGACCACAGCATCTGGAGCCCGGTCAGGACCAGATAGGCCGCACCGACCAGCTTCAGGATCGAAAATGCGGTGGATGAGGCCATCAGAAGCGCCGAAAGGCCGATTGCGGCGCCCGCCACATGGAAAAAGCAGCCGCAACTGATGCCGAAGGCGGCCGCCGCCCCGCCGCGCCAGCCCATCTGCATGCTGCGGCCGATCACATAGACCGAATCCGGCCCCGGCGTGATGTTGAGCAGCACGCCCGACAGGACGAAGAGCCAGATTTCGTGAATACCCAGCATGTCAGTGACCCGACGCTGCGACCGTTCGTCTCAAGAGCTGCCCTTAGTCGGTTCGCGTCCCGCCGTCCACTGCCGCGATTGCGGAGAATTTACCTCGAATTTGCAATGCGGATCACACTTTCGCTCGGCGCCATCTGCTCTATAAAGGCAGGGTTTTGACACGCGGGATTCGAGGCGCCTGCCACGCGGTGGCTATCCCCTCTCCGTTGGAGCTCCGAGGATATGGAAAGACGTCTGGCCGCCATCGTCTGCGCCGATGTCGCCGGCTATTCGCGGATGATGGGCCATGACGAGGCCGGCACCCATGCCGCCTTCAAGGCCCATCGCAGCGCGATCCATCCGATCATCCTCAATCACGGCGGCCGTGTCGTCAAAAACACCGGCGACGGCTTCCTGCTGGAATTCCCCTCCATCGTCGGCGCCGCCGAGGCCGCGATCGCGATGCAGGTGCTGATGGCGGAGCGCAATCACCATCTGCCTGCCGAACGCACCATGCAATTCCGGCTCGGCATCCATATGGGTGACGTCATCGCCGACGAGGACGAGGTGTTCGGCGACGATGTCAACATCGCCGTCCGGCTCGAGTCGGTGTCGAGCCCCGGCGGGTTCGCGATCTCGACCAAGGCCTATCGCGAGGCCAGCAAGCATCTCACCGTGCCGCTGGTCGATGGCGGCAACCACCGTTTCAAGAACATCAAGGATCCGATCGGGGTCTGGACCTGGACGCCCGACGGCGCGACTGCACTCGCGCCCGAGCTGAAGGAAGGGTCCGCACTCTCGCAGCAATACCGCACAGCCATCGTCGGCGTGCTGCCGTTTGCCAATCTCAGCGACGCCCAGGATGAATATTTCTCCGACGGCCTGACCGAGGATCTGATCCACGCGCTGTCGCTGCAATCATTCTACCGCGTGCTGAGCCGCAACTCGACCTTCCCCTTCAAGGGCAAGACTGTCAGCACCCGCGTGATCGCGCGCGAGATCGACGCCACCTATCTGATCCAGGGCTCGGTGCGGCGCGCCGGCGCCAAGATCCGCGTCACTGCCGAGCTGATCGCGCCGGAGACCGGCGAGCAGCTCTGGACCGGCCGTTACGACCGCGACATCGGCGATCTCTTCGCGATGCAGGACGAGATCACGACCAACCTGTCCGCGGCGATCGCCACCGAGATCGTCCGGGCCGAGGCCTCCGCGCCCGCGCGCCCCACCACCGACATCACCGCCTGGGACCGCTTCCTGAAGGGCCTGTCGCATTATTACCGGCACACCAAGGAAGATATGGGCATCGCCGTCGCCCTGTTCCGGGAGGCGATCGCGCTCGACCCAAAACTGTCGATCGCGCACGCCTATCTCGCCACGATCCAGATCCAGAGCATCCAGTTCGGCTGGGTCAAGGGCACGCGCGAGATGTGGACTGAGGCGATGCAGCTGGCCGAGACCAGCGTCCGGCTCGACCCGCGCTCCTCCTTTGCGTTTTCCATCCTGTCCTGGGCGCACGCGATGGAAGGCCATGACGAGGCCGCGATGGACGCGGCCAAGCGCGCCGTCGCGCTCAACCCCTACGACATGGGCGCACGCGGCGTGCTCGGCATCTGCCATTTCGTCATCGGCGAGCACCGCCAGGCGATCGAGCTGTTCTCGATGGCCGCCCAGCGCGACAACGGCGACCCGCGTTATCAATGGGCCGCGCTGAACGCCTTCAGCCATTATCTGCTCAGGCAATATGACGCGACGCTGTCATGGGCGCGCGAGCAGCTCTACATCAACCCTAACCACATGCAGGCGCTGGCGATCCGCGCTGCGGCGCTGGCGCAATTGGGCCGGACCGACGAGGCGACGGAAGCGACCGGCGTGCTGATGGGCAATTACCCGACCCTGAATGTCGACCGCCATCTGCGGAATTTTCACTGGAAGCGGCCCGAGGACATCGCGCATTACCGCGACGGGCTCCTGAAGGCGGCCGTCCCGGCCAGCAAGCTCACGCTGGTCCAAAGCGACGTCAAACGCGCCGCCGAGTCGTGAAGGCAACGGCCGTCGGGCGGCGATCTCTCGCCCAGTTTTATTGACACGACAGTGAATTCAGCCACACTTCGCCACACGCTGAAGTAGTATAGGTTGCTGTCGGTTTGTTAGGACTTTCCGCGCTTGATCGGCGCGTCTGCATTTCACGATTCGCTGTTTTCAGGATTTTTGGGCCATGAACGATTCCGTCTCGAAGCCCCCCTTCAACCCCTCGATCCAGGTTTCGCCGAACAATCCCTGCCCGTTCCTGCGCGGCCTCGTCGGCGAGGGTTTTGTCGACGGCGGGACCGTCCCGCTCCGAACGCT
Encoded proteins:
- a CDS encoding tripartite tricarboxylate transporter substrate binding protein: MTISRRLLVGLFLLLPSVAAAQNFPAKPIKLIVPFPAGGPNDIIARVIGQRMSELSGQPVLIDNRGGQGGVLGTDAVAKSPPDGYTIAISSAGALAISPSMEKVAYDTLADLTPVTLVATVPEMLVVATNVPAKDIGELIALAKAQPGKLNFASSGPGSLPHLAGELFKLTAKIDIVHVPYRGAAPAVNDLLGQQVQMTFLDLPVLLPQVKAGALKPIAVGSAERAPTAPDVPTTKEAGFPDLRIENWYGMVAPKGTPKEIVTALHDLAIKAMADPAVKDKLAQQGATLVGDEPEHFRKFIADETAKWAKVIKDAGVETAK
- a CDS encoding LysR substrate-binding domain-containing protein, with the translated sequence MRFDLVDLQLFIAVADQRSITRGAERSHLALASASARIKGLEDALGVALLKRGRRGVELTAAGESLLDHARLVIHQIDAMRGDLAGFASGVRASVHFLANTSGLSEHLPKALAGFLREHRDVAIDIEERESTDIAAAITAGAADLGFAAEHALPDHVERFVFSEDRLTLVTSKRGPFAGRRQIDFQEANACEFVGLTSATALQMHISKHAARLGMRPHFRARLRDFDAICQLVSADVGVALVPESAARRCAKLMPLAMVRLRDAWANRRLVICARSFKALPKPAKMLVEHLRAAAV
- a CDS encoding sulfite exporter TauE/SafE family protein — its product is MIDPLLILIAAVFLVAGFVKGVVGLGLPTVSMGLLAVNMAPSRAIAIVIVPAIVTNIWQTFVGPHLRDILRRLWPLMIGTVVGCWLNAGALTGPYARYGTVVLGILLVIYAIIGLSKFKFHVAPQNEKWVGGVVGVITGVISASTGVQVIPSMPFMQAIGMEKDELVQALGVFFTTATLALAFNLTAGGLLTPANAVPGTVAMAMAFAGMFVGQSVRAKMPAEAFRRWFLVAMILLGVYLAGSALLKEFA
- a CDS encoding LysE family translocator → MLGIHEIWLFVLSGVLLNITPGPDSVYVIGRSMQMGWRGGAAAAFGISCGCFFHVAGAAIGLSALLMASSTAFSILKLVGAAYLVLTGLQMLWSRPALVAVKDEAERNSLRRVFLQGVFTNALNPKVALFFLAFLPQFVAADAPHKPLAFLTLGLIFISTGTLWCLVLARFAAKAANRLRQSEGVIAWVNRTLGGLFIYLGIRVAMLETR
- a CDS encoding adenylate/guanylate cyclase domain-containing protein; the encoded protein is MERRLAAIVCADVAGYSRMMGHDEAGTHAAFKAHRSAIHPIILNHGGRVVKNTGDGFLLEFPSIVGAAEAAIAMQVLMAERNHHLPAERTMQFRLGIHMGDVIADEDEVFGDDVNIAVRLESVSSPGGFAISTKAYREASKHLTVPLVDGGNHRFKNIKDPIGVWTWTPDGATALAPELKEGSALSQQYRTAIVGVLPFANLSDAQDEYFSDGLTEDLIHALSLQSFYRVLSRNSTFPFKGKTVSTRVIAREIDATYLIQGSVRRAGAKIRVTAELIAPETGEQLWTGRYDRDIGDLFAMQDEITTNLSAAIATEIVRAEASAPARPTTDITAWDRFLKGLSHYYRHTKEDMGIAVALFREAIALDPKLSIAHAYLATIQIQSIQFGWVKGTREMWTEAMQLAETSVRLDPRSSFAFSILSWAHAMEGHDEAAMDAAKRAVALNPYDMGARGVLGICHFVIGEHRQAIELFSMAAQRDNGDPRYQWAALNAFSHYLLRQYDATLSWAREQLYINPNHMQALAIRAAALAQLGRTDEATEATGVLMGNYPTLNVDRHLRNFHWKRPEDIAHYRDGLLKAAVPASKLTLVQSDVKRAAES